A window of Capsicum annuum cultivar UCD-10X-F1 unplaced genomic scaffold, UCD10Xv1.1 ctg20425, whole genome shotgun sequence contains these coding sequences:
- the LOC124890582 gene encoding uncharacterized protein LOC124890582, translating to MMFIDLDKTYNRVPREILWRCLEARGAPVAYTRAIQDMYDGVKTQVRTVAYPKLVTSKAYKVGKREAKLAVTVAKTAAFERLYATLEEKSGDKKLYRLAKARERRASDLDQVKSIKGEDGTMLVEDSLIRERWQSYFHKILNGEGDKGFVFGDLENSEECLDYGYCRRTKLRRSKELFAG from the exons atgatgtttattgatcttgataaGACATATAACAGAGTTCctagggagattctgtggaggtgcttggaggctagaggggcgCCCGTGGCGTACACTAGGGCGATTCAAGATATGTATGATGGGGTGAAGACTCAAgtgaggacg GTGGCGTATCCTAAGTTGGTTACGAGCAAGGCGTATAAGGTAGGTaagagagaggctaagttagcggttacagTGGCTAAGACTGCAGCTTTTGAGCGTCTGTATGCGACTTTAGAGGAGAAAAGCGGAGATAAGAAGTTATATAGGCTGGCTAAGGCCAGGGAGCGAAGGGCTAGTGACCTTGACCAGGTGAAGAGCATTAAAGGAGAGGATGGTACAATGTTGGTGGAGGATTctctcattagggagaggtggcagTCCTACTTCCATAAAATTTTGAACGGTgagggggacaaaggttttgTGTTTGGGGACTTGGAGAATTCTGAGGAGTGTCTAGATTATGGGTATTGTAGGCGTACAAAGTTGAGAAGGTCAAAGGAGTTATTCGCAGGATGA